The nucleotide sequence GGTGTGCATGTGATGCTGGCGAACGTCTTCCGTTTTAATCGGCTGAAACGTTCCCGCGCCCACGTGCAGGGTCAGATAGTCGTGCCTGATGTTCCGTTCGGCGAGGGCATCGAACACGGCGGGCGTAAAATGCAGACCAGCGGTCGGAGCAGCAACGGCCCCCTCCTGCCGGGAGTAGATCGTCTGATACGTATCGCGGTCAGCGTCGGTGGCGTCACGTTTCAGATAAGGCGGCAGAGGAATTTCGCCCGCGTACTGAATCAACTGCGCGAATGTCAGGTCGGCAGGCTCCCAGCTCAACCGAACGGCCGACTGCCCGTAGTCCTGCCAACTGGCGGTCAATCTGACTTCGCCAACGGACGTAACCAGGGTTGTTTTGAGAGTTTCAGTCGGTTTCCAGCGTTTGCGATTTCCAACCATTCCCTGCCAGACCGCCGAACCGGTGGTTTCCATAGCCTGACTGATCGGCTGGTTATTGGGAAAGGGACTCAGCAGAAACAGTTCAATAACCGCTCCGGTAGGTTTTGTAAAATGTAGGCGCGCCGGGATAACCTTGGTATTATTAAAGACCAGAAAGCTATCGGGCGGCAGCAGGTCGGGCAGGTCGGTAAAGTGGGCGTGGTCAATACGTCCGTTCCTATAAACCAGCAGTCTGGACGCGTCACGCTGGGACAACGGAAAACGAGCAATGCGGTCGTCGGGCAGGTTGTACTGAAACTCGCTCAACGCAAACTCCTTCGGCTCAGGCATCGGCACTAGGTTTTATGAACAAACGGATTGGCAAGGCAGCCAGCACAATAACCAGGATGGCCGTACTGAGCGGCAACAGCCAGGCATAATCTACCTGCTGAATACCCCGATCGGAGCGATTCAGGAACGAGAGTACACTCAGACCCAGGGCCAGAATCGTATTGATAGCCGCCATCAGGGCATAGAACCAGTTCGTAACTACCTCATTGAGTTCTGAACGGTGACTGGCCCAAACGCTGTGGTGGGGAACCGGAATCTGCGCCGTTGGCAACCGGAGAAACAAACGGGCAACCAGATTAATAAGCGTGTTATTAATCAGAAACAGGGCAACCGCAATATAGAATATCGTTTCGCGGTCGACGTATTGAATCGCAGCGCCCCGCTCATCGAAACGAACCGCTACCTCGCCCGGATAGGAAATATAGCTGTTGAACAAGGCAAACAACAGTCCGATAATGGAGAGAATACGCCAGACACGGACAAAAAAAGTACCAGCTTTCATTATTAACGAGTGAATGAGTGAATGAGCGAATTGTTGACCAAGCTCATTAACACCCCATGAACTATATATTGGTTTTTAAAATCAGGGCGCAAAGGTACGGCCTGAACAGGGGAATTCCGTTAGCTTAGCCGTTTGTCGAGTAATTTGGTTTAGGTAGTGTTATGAAGATTTACACAAAAACAGGCGACAGCGGCCAAACGGCGCTGATTGGTGGCCGCCGGGTGAGTAAAGCCGATTTGCGGATTGATACGTATGGAACGGTTGATGAACTGAACTCCTGGATAGGTCTGGTTCGGGATCAGTCGGTGAACGCCGGGCGTAGAGAGTTGCTGAAAGAAATTCAGGACCGTCTGTTTACGGTCGGGGCCGAACTGGCGACCGATCCCGAGAAAGCGCCGAAACGCGCGATGCCCGCCGTCGTGCCGGACGACGTTACGCTGCTCGAGCAGGCGATGGATGAGATGGATGCTGCCCTGCCCGAACTGCGGGCTTTTGTCTTGCCGGGTGGCCACGAAGCTGTATCCTTCTGCCATCTGGCCCGGACGGTATGCCGCCGGGCCGAGCGGCTGGTCATCGCGCTAAACGACGAGTCACCCGTTGATGCGCTGGTCTTACAGTACCTCAACCGATTGTCTGATTACCTGTTTGTGCTGAGCCGGAAAATGACGCAGGAGTTAAAGGCCGAAGAGGTGGCCTGGCAGCCGCGCGTATGACTGTAAAATAAAAGTTGTTAAGACAACTAAACTAACTCAATCTAATTATTTAGCTTTGTCGCAGGTCGCTCTTTTGCGGCCTGACTTATTAACTAATACGTTGATTATGACGACGGACGCCTTGCAGATTGAATTGCGGAAAGCGGAACGCTCACGCATTCAGGAGGTGGATTTTAACCATCTGCCTTTCGGAAAACATTTCTCGGATCACATGTTTGTGGCCGATTTCATAGACGGTCAGTGGCAGAATCAGATGATTGTGCCCTTTGACAACTTTACGCTAAGTCCGGCCCTGTCGTCGCTGCATTACGGTCAGTCTATTTTTGAAGGCATGAAAGCGTTCAAGAGCGAAGCTGGCGAAGTACAGATGTTCCGTCCATATGCCAATTTCGAACGCATGAACGAATCGGCCCGGCGGATGTGCATGGCGACGCTGCCCGAAGAGGTGTTCATGGGTGGCCTGGAGGCTCTGCTCCGGATAGATGCCGACTGGGTTCCTACGCAGCCAGATAGCTCGCTCTATATTCGACCGTATATGTTTGCGATGGATACATTCCTGGGCGTGGCTCCCTCGAAAACGTATCGGTTCTGCATTTTCACCTGCCCGGTTGGCGCTTATTACTCCAATCCGCCTAAACTGAAGGTAGAAACCGAATACATCCGTTCGGCACCGGGCGGGGTGGGTTACGCTAAATGTGCGGGGAATTATGCCGGTTCGATGTATCCAACCTTGCTGGCGCAACAGCAAGGGTACGACCAGTTGATCTGGACCGACGCCCGTGAACATAAGTATATTGAGGAGTCGGGTACGATGAACATCATGTTCATCATCGACGGCAAACTCGTGACCCCAGCCACTTCGGATTCAATCCTGAAGGGCGTTACCCGCGATTCGATCATACAGATTGCCAAAAGCTGGGGCATGACTGTTGAGGAGCGGCTTGTTTCGATCGATGAAGTTATCAGCGGTATCGAAACCGGTCGGTTGACCGAAGCCTTCGGGGCCGGAACGGCAGTTGGTTCTTCGCCTTACTCGCTCATTGGCTACAACGGCAAGGATCATATGCTGCCCGAGATTGCACCGGAAGAATCCTTCGCGGTGCGGGTCCGACATTATCTGAGCGATCTGCGCACCGGCAAAATCGAAGATACGTTCGGCTGGATGCACACGATATAACCTATTTCAATACGTAAACAGGAAATCCCGGCTATCAGTCGGGATTTCCTGTTTATAGCCGTTTCGTATTATATCCTGAAATATACTGGGCAGTAAGTTCAATTTATACAAGAATAATTTATATTTCGTCGACTTCCTTCCGAACTCAACACCCTTACTCCATGAAGCGGCTCTTACCAATAGTGTTGGCGTTATGTACAATCTTACTACAGGCAAACGGGCAAACCGTTGCCGTAGGGCCCTACAAAATTTATAAAGACGGCAACGGCCAGATTCTGACAACGTTTGATGTGTATTCTTATGGAACAAGTTCGATTATTTCAGCGGCACATAATGAAGTAACTTATTTAGGTAGTCCCTTTCTCACGTTCCCTATTTGGCAAAAGGGAGCTATTCGACTAGACAAAGGGAGCGAAGAACTCGCCTGTGAACTAGCTTACAATCTGGTCACTACAGAAGTTTTTTGTCGGTTTGCAAGCGGCCAGAAAGAGCAGGTCATTGCGCCTGAATTCTTTACGATTCATGGCGTTACTTATGCCCGTCAACTGAATAAACTCGCCGGTGTTGACTATAAACTATACACGTCGATCAAACACGATGGCCCGACAAAGTTGCTGGAGAGCCCAGGCAGTAAGCTAAAATCGATTAGATACATCAATACAGGATATGGTAGAGATCCATCGATAAAAGGGGTTTACGAGCCGCTAACCAATTACTATATTCAGAAAGGGTATGCCCAGCCTGAAATCATAAATCTCAGGAAAACATCAATCTTATCGGTGCTATATGACAAAGCTGAGCAGCTCCGAAATCGAATATCCAAAGAAAAACTGAGCGTTGATGAGGTTATCGGTCTCTTAACCTATTATGACTCATTGGTTACCGCTGACTTCACAGACAAGTCTGCGTTAATGCTTGATCCAGTATTCACAAAGGCCTTGCACCATAACCTTACCTATCCGGCCAGTGCACAAAATCAGGCAATTTATGGCCGCGTTTATGCAGCATTCGACATAAACGAACAAGGCTTGATCAGGAACGTAACTATTTTAAGTCCCGAGAATGCCGGGTATCGGTTTGACCTTATTGTCAAGAAAGCGCTTCAAAAGATATCTCCGGTTGATCCGGCTTTAAACGGTAAATACATCCTGCCAGTTGCCTTCACCTATACGAACACGAACGAAGATGGGGAATCCTATATCCCTGTTAATCGGCTCTCCGGCGACCGGTTATCGGGTCGACAAGTTTTAGAAGAATACATCGTACCCGCGGTTGTTGCTAGGCCTTCTGTTACAGCCAGAGAAGTTTGGGGATATTATAAGTAACGTAGCTACTCCTATAGACACAACTTCTGACCTGGAAGGTTTTTGTTAGAAGATGCCTTTGCAAACAGTTAACTTGTGCAAGATTGGCTCGCTAGCTATCGAACAACTCACTTATCTCTTTTACTTCGCCGATGCTGCCGTAGAACTGCTTCCGGGTGCAATTCTGATTTTCAGGCCGAAATCCTTTCCTTTTGAGACATCTGTCAACGTAATGCTCTCACCTTTGGGTCCGCTCCATACGTTTCCTCCGCTGCCGGGTTTTGGTGTGCCGTAGCGGCTGGTAAAATACGAATTCAGTTCGCGCTGGTAAGCATCTACCGATGCGCGGTTATTGAGAAACAGATCTGCTTCAATGGCCGAGACCTTCCCATTTTGGTGATAGTACAGCACATCGGCAGATTCGAGATTTTTGAATTCGATTGTATAGCCAATATGCTTCTGATCACTTTCAAAAGCCTCGCCTTTTTCCAGTGCTTTTACGTTGGCGAGGTCATCGCCGAGGTTGACCCCACGCCAGTGGCTGTCGGGGGTCAGGCCGAGGTTCGCAACGTGCTCGGCGGAAGTCGTAATCCCGGCGCTTTGTGAATCAGCCTGGGTAGTCGCCATGGAGTCCGGTGCCTGCGAACTGGTCTGTTTACGTGAGTTGCAGGCCTGCTGCGCCAGGAAAAGAACAGGAATAAAGAAGCATAGTAAAGTAATTTGTTTCATGGTGTTTCAGGTCGTTGATTGACCCGCAAAGGTAATGCGCCAGCTAAGCAGAAGGTTTTGTCGACACCCGAACGCCCTATAATTCCTGCGCCAGGTTAAAGAAGAAACCGGTTTTGCCTTGTCCGTTGATTGTTCCGCTAAAGCGAAAAACCAGATTATAGTACGTAACAATGTCCAGGCTCATGCCTGTACCAACGAGCAGCCGATTTGCCAACCGGCTTTGGTACTGCTCAGCCACCGTACTGCTGACGTAACCCGCATCGCCAAAGGCCGTCAGGTAAGCCGCAATCGGCAAGGTGTTGAACTGGCGTATGCGCAACCAGTCGAGCTGCTTTCGAACGTTAAACAGTTGGTAACGTAAACTATTCCGCCAGACGGTCGTTCGCTGTCCATCAACGACAAACAACTCGTAGCCGCGCACCATATCGAGCGAACTGCCTAATCCACGCAGGTTAAAATACGGTTGCCGACTGGGCCAGGTTAACCGGCCACGCAGGCCCGTAGCGGCATAGAATCGCCCGCCCAGCGACCAGTATCGAGTGGCCGACGAGGCCACTTCTGCGAACCGAAAACTGTCGCTGGGCAGTAGTCCCGATACGCCAATACCCGCCGAAAACAGAACGCCCTGCAGGGGATAGACCACATTATCACGCCGGTCGTAGCGATAGCCGTAGCCTATGGCCAGGTACTGCTGCCGGGTTCGGCCATCCAGAAAATAGTCCGGGTTGAGCCGGGCGATCGTATCGGCGATTGTGTTGCGGGTATAGCGCGCATCGAAGCTATGATAATGATACAGGCCGCGCCGATGGGTCAGTGTCAGGCCGGCATACATGCGTTCGCGCAGCAAAGCTTCTGACCTGGCATAAACCCACTTATCGGCCCGCGTACGGTAGGGAATTTCCTTGTTGGTCTGATAGCCAAAATCAACCCGCATACCAATTTTCTGGGCCCGGTCTATGTAGGGCCGGCTATACGAAACAATCGTGCGCGACAGAAATCCCCGTTCAAGAACCAGTTGCAGGCGGTCATTATTCCCCGTCACGTTACGGTAGCTGAGTCGCCCGCCGTAGATCGTTCGGCGCAGGTCACGGCCCCGGTCGTACCACCATTCGTTGAAATTCCGGTCGGCCAGATCAAACACGGGGTAAGCAATCAGATACCAGCGCTCCTTCATTGCGACCGTCAGATCGAGCTGAGCCAGCTGGGTCGTATCGGCGGACGCAGTAACCTGAGTAAGTAGGTCTACCGTCACGAAAAGGTTCGTGTTGTTGATGTTCCGCTGATCCCAGGCAGTGCGGCCCGGCAAATCGCCCAACCGGACGGTATCGCCGGTATGGAGCGTCATTTCGCGCAGGATAATCCGGTCGCGGGTTCGGTAGTTGCCCGTCAGCGTAACGGACCGCACCACCACTGAACGCGTTGAATCAACCGGTTCGGTCGCCAGAGCGTTCTGAACCAGAAATAAACTACCCAAAAAGACCAGTGCAGCGATAAGCCGACATTTCGCAACCATGTTCAAAAATACGGCTTTTCAAAAAAATAAGACAAAAGAATCTCTATATCCTGCAAAGGACTCTGTATTATTGTTATTCATTTATTAAAGCTAATCCGAACGGTTTAATCAGCACGCATATGCAAACCGAAAACATCCAGAAGCCAGCCAGAGCTGTTAAACCAAGGCTCAGTTTCTGGCAAATCTGGAATATGAGTTTTGGCTTTTTTGGCATTCAGTATGGCTTCGGTTTGCAGCAGGCTAATATGAGCCCGATTTTTCGCTACCTGAACGCCGATGAATCGTCTATTCCGGCGCTCTGGCTGGCGGGTCCGATGACGGGACTATTGATTCAGCCGATCATTGGTGCCATGAGCGACCGGACCTGGTCTCCGCGCTGGGGTCGCCGAAAACCTTACTTTCTGATTGGGGCCATTCTGGGCAGTATTGCACTTATTCTGATGCCCAACTCGTCGGCTTTGTGGATGGCGGCCAGCCTGATGTGGATTCTGGATGCGGGCCTGAACGCGTCGATGGAGCCATTCCGGGCCTTTATCGGCGACAAACTGCCCGTTGAGCAGCGTACCGTCGGGTTTGCCATGCAGAGCTTTTTCGTAGGGTTTGGCCAGACGCTGGCGAATCTGATGCCGCGTATTTTACCGCTGTTCGGACTCACGATGGTAGCAACCGGAGCCAACGCCATTCCAGATATTACGCGCTGGTCATTCTATATCGGGGCGGTGGCCATTGTGGCGGCCGTTCTCTGGACCATGTACACGACCGACGAGTACCCGCCCGACGACATGGCTGAGTTTGAGCGCGAGAAGCGCGAAGGTGGTGGGGTTCTGTCGGCCTTTGGCGAAGTGTTTCATGCCCTGCGCGATATGCCCACGACCATGAAGCAGCTCTGGTGGGTAAAGTTTTTTACGTGGTACGGCCTGCCGCTCATGTGGCAGTACCTGTCGCTGGCTATTTCGCGCCATGCGTTCAATGCCCCTACGCCCCAGTCGCCCGGCTTTGAACGCGGTATTGAAGTCGGCAACGACTGTTTCGCTCTGTTCAACATCGGCTGTTTTGGCGTTTCGTTTTTCTTACCGGCCATTGCTAGACGGCTGGGTCGGCGCGGCACGCACGCGACTTTCCTGACGCTGGGCGGGTTAGGCTTCCTGTCCATGCTGACGGGTGAAGACAAAAGCGTGTTTCTGTTTGGTATGGCTCTGGTGGGTCTGGCATGGGGCTCTATCCTGTCGATGCCTTACGTCATGCTGTCAACGTCGGTGCCGGGCGAGCGGATGGGAGTTTACATGGGAATCTTCAATGGTTTCATCGTAGTCCCGCAGATTGTCAACATGGTTACGGTTCCGTTTCTGTACAACACGCTGCTTCAGGGCGACCCACGTAATGCACTGGTTCTGTGCGGAGTTTGCTTGCTGTTAGCAGCCGGTTCCTGCTTCCTGGTTAAAGAAACACCCCGAAGCGAAGCGGCCGCCCTGCCGGTTAATCCGGGTGGTAATTAATGTTCAATCTGTTCCTTACTTTTGTCAATCTGTCCGTTTCTTGCCTTAACGTTGGGGAATAGACAGCCTGATAGCTTATTGATGGAAAACGCTGCCCGCCCTTACGCTCTGCTTTCTGTGGGCGAACTTCTGGCCGACTTCATTGGCCACCACGTATCGCCTAATCTGCTCGATTCACCGGATTTTCGGCGCTACCAGGGCGGAAGCCCGGCCAACATGGCGGCTAATATGGCCCGGCTGGGCAACCAGACGGCTTTGGTCGCCTGCGTTGGTAATGATAACATAGGCCGCTTTCTGACCCGATCGGTCAGCGAAGCCGGGGTTGATGCTCAGTTTATTGGCGTAGACCCCGATGAGCCAACCAGCATTGTTATTGTCTCACGTACCGCCGGAACGCCGGATTTTATCGCCTATCGGACTGCCGACCGTCAGATCAAGCCGGATCAGTTGCCCGACTCGCTGCTGAGCCAGGCGCAGATATTCCACACAACCTGCTTTGCCTTAAGCCGTCAGCCGGCTCAGGCTACCATTGTAGAAGCTGCCCGGCGCGCCCGCCAACTGGGCTGTCAGGTCAGCGTTGACGCTAATTATGCACCCCCTATCTGGCCCGACCGCGATCAGGCATGGCGTGTCCTGACCGATTATTGCTCGGCTGGCGCGCTGGTGAAAGTAAGTGACGACGACATAGCGCGGCTTTACGGTCAGAAGCAGTCGCCGGAAACCGTATTTGCCGATTTTCACCGCATGGGCGCGTCGGTGATCTGCATGACGCTGGGCCCCGATGGGAGCATTGTATCCTATGATGGTGGGGCTAAACAGGGGCAGATAGCGGCTAAGAAAGTGGACGTTGTCGATGCAACCGGCGCAGGCGATGCTTATTGGGCGGGCTTTCTTACGGCTTATCTGGACGGCCAGACGCCGGAACACTGCGCCCATGCTGGTGCCGTAATGGCCCAGATGAAACTCACCCGGCAAGGTCCTCTACCCTCATTCGTAGATCGGCAGCTGCTGTATTAAGCTGATTCGTACCGGCATAAAAAAAGGGGCCAGCCGCCCCTTTTTGGTTTTTACAGGTATCAGGATCTGACTTTTTTCGGGCGTTCCGGTGAGGGTAGAACAACCGGGTTCTGGTAGCTACGAATCAGGAAGTAAACGCCCAGCAACACCGCTGGAATGCTCAGAATCTGGCCCATGTTCAGCGCCATATTGTTCTCAAAAGCAACCTGGTTCTCTTTCAGGTATTCGTATAAGAACCGCAGGGTGAATATCCAGATTAGAAAAATACCGAGCATGCTGCCGCGTGGAGTCCGCTCTTTGTAACGATTCCAGAACCAGAGCAGCAGAACGAACACGACCAGGCAGGAAAGCGACTCGTATAGCTGCGCCGGATGGCGGGGAATCTTCTCATACTCCGGGTTATTGATGAACACAAACGCCCAGGGCACATCCGTTGGCCGGCCAACGATTTCGGAGTTCATCAAATTCCCGAAGCGAATGCAGGCCCCGGCCAGCGCTACCGTGATGGTAATGCGGTCAGTAACCCACAGAAACGTCTGGCCCGTAGCGCGACTTGACTGTCGGCGTGAATACAGCCAGAGGCCAATCAGAATACCAACTGTAGCGCCGTGGCTGGCCAGTCCGCGATAGGGCGGCAGAATTACCTCCAGTGGATTTTTAAACAGCACATCGGGTTCATAGAACAGGAAATGGCCCAGGCGAGCCCCCAGAATCGTGGCCACCACCATATAAATCAGCAGCGAGTCGGTATCGGCAACTGGTTTGTTTTCTTTTTTGAAAATATGGGTCATGATCTGCATCCCGATCAGAAACCCTAAGGCAAACAGCAGCCCATACCAGCGAACCGAGAACGAGCCAATGTGAAAAATTTCGGGATCCACATCCCAGATGACGTATTGCAGCATAGCAAGCTATCGTTCAGAATCGTTTTTTATTGCCCCCGTCTGCCAGAACGATGGCGGGCAAAGATACGGATTGCGGGATAGTTTTCCGGCTTTTTAGTGTTTGGGTATTTATGATGAGGACTATACTGATTGGTCTGGTACGCGTTTACCAGGCCGTCGTTTCGCCGTATTTTCCGAATGCCTGCCGGTATACGCCGACCTGCTCGCAGTTCACCATTGAAGCTATTCGCAAACATGGCGCTATCCGGGGCGGCTGGCTGGGTTTAAAACGCATCAGCCGGTGTCATCCATGGGGCGGTCATGGCTATGACCCTGTTCCTTAGCGTACCGTTTGCAGACTGTCAATTTGTCTTTATTCATCCGAATTTGCCCGAAAGTTGCTGGAGTCCTGGCAACTAATTCACTAATAGCTATTCCTGATTATATGGTCAATATTACCGCCGATAACAAGCTCAAACGCCTGATTGTAGTGGGCGATCGGGTTCTGATCAAACCCAACGATCCAACTGACCGCACCGCCAGTGGTTTATACCTTCCGCCCACTGTACAGGAAAAAGAACAAGTTCAATCCGGCTACGTTATTAAAGTTGGACCAGGCTATCCGATTCCAGTGCCGACCGAAGACGAGCCCTGGAAAGAAACCGAGGAAAAAGTAAAGTACATGCCGCTTCAGGCGCAGGAGGGCGACGTAGCGCTGTATCTCCAGCGAAACGCTATTGAACTGCTATACGAGGGCGAACAGTACGTCATTGTTCCCCAGGCATCTATCCTGATGCTCGAACGCATGGAAGATTTAGCGTAAAATCTGCGGCTTATTAACCGCGTTACTCAAAACACTATGCGACACCGCTGGTTGATAAGTCTGACAGTAATTTTACTCGGACTAATTCTCGTTATGGAAAGCATAGCCAACCAGAAAAAATCGCTCAAGGCGATACTGGACGAAAAGAAAGACCACCGGCGCGTGTTGCTGCTTTACGGCCGCGACGACGCCCAGCACTACCTTCTTGAGCAGCAGGAAAGCCTGAACGAGGTCAGAGACGAACTAAACGAGCGGGAGATGGACGTGCTCGTGATTGTGGCGTCAACCCTTCAGGAGCCCGACCGCCAGTTTTTAATGCAGCATTACAAGCTCGTACCGTCGGAGGATTTCATAGCCTGGCTGATTGGTAAGGATGGCGGCATCAAGCAAACCTTTAAAAAACCCGTAGCTCCGCAGGAGGTGTTCAAACTCGTTGACGGTATGCCTATGCGGCAGCAGGAAATGAAAAAACAGGAGTAAACCTATCGGGTCGGGCAGTACGTATCTGCGCTGCCCGACCCGGTAAGGCTTTATTTTCCAAATTTGCCTTCCTCCGTAATTCCTTTCCACGTATCGGTGCGGAAGGGTACGGCCGGGAAGGCTTCTTTATTATAGAGGTTTGCCTCACTATTGTCGTCAGCCCAGCCATACCGGACCGCTACCGGCGCAGCTACTGAATCGGCCCATACTACCACCGAATCGCCTTGCAC is from Spirosoma taeanense and encodes:
- a CDS encoding S-adenosylmethionine:tRNA ribosyltransferase-isomerase yields the protein MPEPKEFALSEFQYNLPDDRIARFPLSQRDASRLLVYRNGRIDHAHFTDLPDLLPPDSFLVFNNTKVIPARLHFTKPTGAVIELFLLSPFPNNQPISQAMETTGSAVWQGMVGNRKRWKPTETLKTTLVTSVGEVRLTASWQDYGQSAVRLSWEPADLTFAQLIQYAGEIPLPPYLKRDATDADRDTYQTIYSRQEGAVAAPTAGLHFTPAVFDALAERNIRHDYLTLHVGAGTFQPIKTEDVRQHHMHTEQVVYTRQNIQNLSASLGRIIPVGTTSMRALESLYWMGVKCLRQEPDPFQLDQHYAYQLPPDQQPAPEDALAAIERYLVNRNQESIVAHTGIYITPGYSFKLCKGIVTNFHQPGSTLILLITALIGNDWRQVYQEAVEQGYRFLSYGDSSLLLP
- a CDS encoding cob(I)yrinic acid a,c-diamide adenosyltransferase — translated: MKIYTKTGDSGQTALIGGRRVSKADLRIDTYGTVDELNSWIGLVRDQSVNAGRRELLKEIQDRLFTVGAELATDPEKAPKRAMPAVVPDDVTLLEQAMDEMDAALPELRAFVLPGGHEAVSFCHLARTVCRRAERLVIALNDESPVDALVLQYLNRLSDYLFVLSRKMTQELKAEEVAWQPRV
- a CDS encoding branched-chain amino acid aminotransferase, whose translation is MTTDALQIELRKAERSRIQEVDFNHLPFGKHFSDHMFVADFIDGQWQNQMIVPFDNFTLSPALSSLHYGQSIFEGMKAFKSEAGEVQMFRPYANFERMNESARRMCMATLPEEVFMGGLEALLRIDADWVPTQPDSSLYIRPYMFAMDTFLGVAPSKTYRFCIFTCPVGAYYSNPPKLKVETEYIRSAPGGVGYAKCAGNYAGSMYPTLLAQQQGYDQLIWTDAREHKYIEESGTMNIMFIIDGKLVTPATSDSILKGVTRDSIIQIAKSWGMTVEERLVSIDEVISGIETGRLTEAFGAGTAVGSSPYSLIGYNGKDHMLPEIAPEESFAVRVRHYLSDLRTGKIEDTFGWMHTI
- a CDS encoding energy transducer TonB; translation: MKRLLPIVLALCTILLQANGQTVAVGPYKIYKDGNGQILTTFDVYSYGTSSIISAAHNEVTYLGSPFLTFPIWQKGAIRLDKGSEELACELAYNLVTTEVFCRFASGQKEQVIAPEFFTIHGVTYARQLNKLAGVDYKLYTSIKHDGPTKLLESPGSKLKSIRYINTGYGRDPSIKGVYEPLTNYYIQKGYAQPEIINLRKTSILSVLYDKAEQLRNRISKEKLSVDEVIGLLTYYDSLVTADFTDKSALMLDPVFTKALHHNLTYPASAQNQAIYGRVYAAFDINEQGLIRNVTILSPENAGYRFDLIVKKALQKISPVDPALNGKYILPVAFTYTNTNEDGESYIPVNRLSGDRLSGRQVLEEYIVPAVVARPSVTAREVWGYYK
- a CDS encoding BamA/TamA family outer membrane protein, translating into MVAKCRLIAALVFLGSLFLVQNALATEPVDSTRSVVVRSVTLTGNYRTRDRIILREMTLHTGDTVRLGDLPGRTAWDQRNINNTNLFVTVDLLTQVTASADTTQLAQLDLTVAMKERWYLIAYPVFDLADRNFNEWWYDRGRDLRRTIYGGRLSYRNVTGNNDRLQLVLERGFLSRTIVSYSRPYIDRAQKIGMRVDFGYQTNKEIPYRTRADKWVYARSEALLRERMYAGLTLTHRRGLYHYHSFDARYTRNTIADTIARLNPDYFLDGRTRQQYLAIGYGYRYDRRDNVVYPLQGVLFSAGIGVSGLLPSDSFRFAEVASSATRYWSLGGRFYAATGLRGRLTWPSRQPYFNLRGLGSSLDMVRGYELFVVDGQRTTVWRNSLRYQLFNVRKQLDWLRIRQFNTLPIAAYLTAFGDAGYVSSTVAEQYQSRLANRLLVGTGMSLDIVTYYNLVFRFSGTINGQGKTGFFFNLAQEL
- a CDS encoding MFS transporter, which gives rise to MQTENIQKPARAVKPRLSFWQIWNMSFGFFGIQYGFGLQQANMSPIFRYLNADESSIPALWLAGPMTGLLIQPIIGAMSDRTWSPRWGRRKPYFLIGAILGSIALILMPNSSALWMAASLMWILDAGLNASMEPFRAFIGDKLPVEQRTVGFAMQSFFVGFGQTLANLMPRILPLFGLTMVATGANAIPDITRWSFYIGAVAIVAAVLWTMYTTDEYPPDDMAEFEREKREGGGVLSAFGEVFHALRDMPTTMKQLWWVKFFTWYGLPLMWQYLSLAISRHAFNAPTPQSPGFERGIEVGNDCFALFNIGCFGVSFFLPAIARRLGRRGTHATFLTLGGLGFLSMLTGEDKSVFLFGMALVGLAWGSILSMPYVMLSTSVPGERMGVYMGIFNGFIVVPQIVNMVTVPFLYNTLLQGDPRNALVLCGVCLLLAAGSCFLVKETPRSEAAALPVNPGGN
- a CDS encoding carbohydrate kinase family protein, giving the protein MENAARPYALLSVGELLADFIGHHVSPNLLDSPDFRRYQGGSPANMAANMARLGNQTALVACVGNDNIGRFLTRSVSEAGVDAQFIGVDPDEPTSIVIVSRTAGTPDFIAYRTADRQIKPDQLPDSLLSQAQIFHTTCFALSRQPAQATIVEAARRARQLGCQVSVDANYAPPIWPDRDQAWRVLTDYCSAGALVKVSDDDIARLYGQKQSPETVFADFHRMGASVICMTLGPDGSIVSYDGGAKQGQIAAKKVDVVDATGAGDAYWAGFLTAYLDGQTPEHCAHAGAVMAQMKLTRQGPLPSFVDRQLLY
- the lgt gene encoding prolipoprotein diacylglyceryl transferase translates to MLQYVIWDVDPEIFHIGSFSVRWYGLLFALGFLIGMQIMTHIFKKENKPVADTDSLLIYMVVATILGARLGHFLFYEPDVLFKNPLEVILPPYRGLASHGATVGILIGLWLYSRRQSSRATGQTFLWVTDRITITVALAGACIRFGNLMNSEIVGRPTDVPWAFVFINNPEYEKIPRHPAQLYESLSCLVVFVLLLWFWNRYKERTPRGSMLGIFLIWIFTLRFLYEYLKENQVAFENNMALNMGQILSIPAVLLGVYFLIRSYQNPVVLPSPERPKKVRS
- the yidD gene encoding membrane protein insertion efficiency factor YidD, coding for MRTILIGLVRVYQAVVSPYFPNACRYTPTCSQFTIEAIRKHGAIRGGWLGLKRISRCHPWGGHGYDPVP
- a CDS encoding co-chaperone GroES; this translates as MVNITADNKLKRLIVVGDRVLIKPNDPTDRTASGLYLPPTVQEKEQVQSGYVIKVGPGYPIPVPTEDEPWKETEEKVKYMPLQAQEGDVALYLQRNAIELLYEGEQYVIVPQASILMLERMEDLA
- a CDS encoding DUF4174 domain-containing protein, encoding MESIANQKKSLKAILDEKKDHRRVLLLYGRDDAQHYLLEQQESLNEVRDELNEREMDVLVIVASTLQEPDRQFLMQHYKLVPSEDFIAWLIGKDGGIKQTFKKPVAPQEVFKLVDGMPMRQQEMKKQE